The Gemmata palustris genome includes a region encoding these proteins:
- the rimO gene encoding 30S ribosomal protein S12 methylthiotransferase RimO — translation MSVKSLPLTSTPGAGTSRAPESKGNYAFISLGCPKNTVDSERMLGKLAQDGYALQPGADGADVVIVNTCGFIEPARQESLAVIREMLQLKKAGKVGAVVVAGCMAERQREVLLEQVPEVDQIVGVFGREEIADVVDRAVSQRDEQKSLFRPAPVRALEDTARLRITPRHFAYLKISEGCDRVCTYCAIPKMRGKHVTKPIEEIVREAHELVADGVRELIIVAQDTTYYGMDLYGRTRLAELLRELDKVDGIEWIRTLYAYPEHISDELIETFAGATKIIPYLDMPLQHISDRVLKRMIRRVDRAATENLLLRLREKWPDLAIRTTFITGFPGETQSEFEELKQFVADFKFERAGVFPYSLEPGTPAEKLDGHMPEDVKQARVAAIMEVQQRVAFGWAEAQVGKEHPVIIDGPDPEFASHFRGRTFADAPEIDCEVRVKGKNLRSGDFVRAKITAADGYDLTAKALGKSW, via the coding sequence ATGTCCGTTAAGAGCCTGCCGCTAACCTCAACGCCCGGTGCCGGCACGTCCCGCGCGCCCGAGTCCAAGGGGAATTACGCCTTCATTAGCTTGGGCTGCCCGAAGAACACCGTGGACAGCGAGCGGATGCTCGGCAAGCTCGCCCAGGACGGCTACGCTCTCCAGCCCGGGGCCGACGGCGCGGACGTGGTGATTGTGAACACGTGCGGGTTCATTGAACCGGCCCGGCAGGAATCGCTCGCGGTCATCCGCGAAATGCTCCAACTCAAAAAGGCCGGCAAGGTCGGCGCGGTGGTCGTGGCCGGGTGCATGGCCGAGCGCCAGCGCGAGGTGCTCCTCGAACAGGTGCCCGAGGTCGATCAGATCGTCGGGGTGTTCGGGCGCGAGGAAATCGCCGACGTCGTGGACCGGGCCGTGTCCCAGCGCGACGAGCAGAAGTCACTGTTCCGCCCGGCCCCGGTTCGCGCGCTCGAAGACACCGCCCGTCTGCGCATCACCCCGCGCCACTTCGCGTACCTCAAGATCAGCGAGGGGTGCGACCGGGTCTGTACCTACTGCGCGATCCCGAAGATGCGCGGGAAGCACGTTACGAAGCCGATCGAAGAGATCGTCCGCGAGGCGCACGAACTCGTGGCCGACGGCGTGCGCGAACTCATCATCGTCGCACAAGATACTACCTACTACGGAATGGACCTATACGGGCGCACGCGGCTCGCCGAGTTGCTGCGCGAACTCGACAAGGTCGACGGCATCGAGTGGATTCGCACGCTCTACGCCTACCCCGAGCACATTTCGGACGAACTGATCGAGACGTTCGCCGGCGCGACCAAGATCATTCCGTACCTGGACATGCCGCTCCAGCACATTAGCGACCGCGTCCTGAAGCGGATGATCCGCCGCGTGGACCGCGCCGCGACCGAGAACTTGCTCCTGCGCCTGCGCGAGAAATGGCCGGACCTCGCGATCCGCACCACGTTCATTACGGGTTTCCCCGGCGAAACGCAGTCGGAGTTCGAGGAACTCAAGCAGTTCGTTGCGGACTTCAAGTTCGAGCGCGCCGGCGTGTTCCCCTACTCGCTCGAACCCGGCACGCCGGCGGAGAAGCTCGACGGGCACATGCCCGAAGACGTGAAACAGGCGCGCGTGGCCGCGATCATGGAAGTGCAGCAGCGGGTCGCGTTCGGGTGGGCCGAAGCACAGGTCGGCAAAGAGCACCCCGTCATTATTGACGGCCCGGACCCGGAGTTCGCGAGCCACTTCCGCGGGCGGACCTTCGCGGACGCGCCGGAGATCGATTGCGAGGTCCGCGTGAAGGGCAAAAACCTGCGCTCCGGCGATTTCGTGCGGGCGAAGATCACCGCCGCCGACGGCTACGATCTCACCGCGAAGGCACTGGGCAAGTCGTGGTGA
- a CDS encoding NAD-dependent epimerase/dehydratase family protein, with protein MPHTILLTGATGFVGSHVAEALIRRGDTVRTLARAGSDTTFIESLGPTVVRGDLTDSEALMRAVEGCDVVVNCAAKVGDWGHVDGYRAVNVEGLRHLLDATLGRSLHRVVHVSSLGVYAARHHYGTDETEPLPNDHIDGYTQSKVEAERLALQYHRKQKVPVVILRPGFVYGPRDRTVLPRLADRLKERSVMYIARGRFALNTTFVGNIADAVLLAIDAPAEGTVGEVFNITDGEFVSKRRFFETVADGLGLKRPRGFPPVPVWLARIGANWREGVFRRKNKPHPPRITQAQLKFAGLNLDFSIAKARTKLGYTPRVLFDEGMKQALDSYKPATRG; from the coding sequence ATGCCTCACACGATTCTACTCACCGGTGCGACCGGGTTCGTCGGTTCGCACGTCGCCGAAGCACTCATCCGCCGCGGGGACACGGTTCGCACGCTCGCCCGCGCCGGGAGCGATACCACGTTCATCGAATCGCTCGGGCCCACCGTAGTTCGTGGGGATCTCACGGACTCGGAAGCGCTTATGCGCGCGGTCGAGGGCTGCGACGTGGTCGTGAACTGCGCCGCGAAGGTCGGCGATTGGGGGCACGTTGACGGCTACCGCGCGGTGAACGTGGAGGGACTGCGCCACCTGCTCGACGCGACCCTGGGGCGATCGCTCCACCGGGTCGTTCACGTCAGTTCGCTCGGGGTGTACGCGGCCCGGCACCACTACGGCACGGACGAAACCGAACCGCTGCCGAACGACCACATCGACGGGTACACGCAATCGAAAGTCGAGGCCGAGCGCCTCGCGCTCCAGTACCACCGCAAGCAGAAGGTGCCGGTCGTGATCCTGCGGCCGGGGTTCGTGTACGGCCCGCGCGACCGCACGGTGCTCCCGCGCCTCGCGGACCGACTGAAGGAGCGGAGCGTCATGTACATCGCGCGCGGGCGCTTCGCGCTGAACACGACGTTCGTGGGCAACATCGCGGACGCGGTACTGCTCGCCATCGACGCACCGGCGGAAGGCACTGTGGGCGAAGTGTTCAACATCACCGACGGCGAATTCGTGAGCAAGCGCCGGTTCTTCGAGACGGTGGCGGACGGGCTCGGGTTGAAGCGTCCGCGCGGGTTCCCGCCGGTCCCGGTGTGGCTGGCGCGCATCGGGGCCAACTGGCGCGAGGGGGTGTTCCGCCGAAAGAACAAGCCGCACCCGCCGCGCATCACCCAGGCGCAACTGAAGTTCGCCGGGCTGAACCTCGATTTCTCCATCGCGAAGGCCCGAACCAAACTCGGCTACACCCCGCGCGTGCTGTTCGATGAGGGCATGAAGCAAGCACTCGACTCGTACAAACCAGCAACCCGGGGTTGA
- a CDS encoding DUF3299 domain-containing protein produces MNSFRGRVLVGALAVLSLPALARAGLHYSGEQFAELPSRPSGFLTDQRALRAAGRERPDGLPSPLRDDYLAAATRLEKLAKTRALTADEIADLGAVYIRLGKTDSALNVLAPAVRKFSEHFRIAANLGTAFQLTGDLERAGVQLEEAVRLAPAKLKPFEQAHLKLVRLRLKEGKAANQPATIDDLFGVKFVGASGSPEAGALADAELKKLPADALVTVQQLGLWLPADARLLWQFGELCNALGDVRAAAAALDGCVTEFALGSPDLRKRRLVYRAAADELAKKPGHEQHRGTLKTKSSRPLIKAFDEALLPAIESDKTNALPWPLLAATSINAKGRPAFVKYLEQLDGKTVALTGFMQPVKDELAAREFLLLEYPVGCWFCEVPDPTGLLNVELKAGKSAEARKGLIKVTGTLVLNRADPEGYLFSLKDARIGEAD; encoded by the coding sequence ATGAACTCATTCCGCGGGCGCGTACTCGTGGGTGCCCTCGCCGTACTTTCACTACCGGCACTCGCACGGGCCGGGTTGCACTACTCCGGTGAGCAGTTCGCGGAACTGCCGAGCCGTCCGTCCGGGTTCCTGACCGACCAGCGCGCGCTGAGGGCCGCCGGGCGCGAGCGCCCCGACGGGTTGCCCTCGCCGCTCCGTGACGACTACCTCGCTGCGGCCACACGACTGGAGAAACTCGCAAAAACGCGGGCACTGACGGCTGATGAAATCGCGGATCTCGGGGCGGTTTATATTCGCCTGGGCAAAACCGACAGTGCGCTCAACGTGCTCGCGCCGGCCGTTCGCAAGTTCTCCGAACACTTTCGCATCGCGGCGAACCTCGGCACCGCGTTCCAACTGACCGGCGACCTCGAACGCGCGGGCGTGCAACTCGAAGAAGCCGTTCGGCTCGCTCCCGCGAAACTCAAGCCGTTCGAGCAGGCGCACCTCAAACTCGTGCGCCTCCGACTCAAGGAAGGTAAGGCCGCGAACCAGCCGGCGACGATTGATGACCTGTTCGGCGTGAAGTTCGTCGGCGCGTCCGGTTCGCCCGAAGCCGGCGCGCTCGCAGACGCAGAGTTGAAGAAGCTCCCCGCCGATGCGCTGGTTACGGTCCAACAACTCGGTTTGTGGCTGCCGGCGGATGCAAGACTCTTGTGGCAATTCGGCGAGCTGTGCAACGCCCTCGGCGACGTGCGCGCTGCGGCCGCCGCTCTCGACGGCTGTGTTACGGAATTCGCACTCGGCTCACCCGACCTCCGCAAGCGCCGGCTCGTGTACCGCGCCGCGGCCGATGAACTCGCGAAGAAGCCGGGCCACGAACAGCACCGCGGGACACTGAAGACCAAGTCGTCGCGCCCGCTGATTAAGGCGTTCGACGAAGCGCTCTTGCCCGCGATCGAGAGCGACAAGACCAACGCGCTGCCGTGGCCCCTTCTCGCCGCGACCAGCATCAACGCGAAGGGCCGTCCGGCGTTCGTGAAGTACCTGGAACAACTCGACGGCAAAACGGTCGCGCTCACCGGGTTCATGCAGCCGGTGAAGGACGAACTCGCGGCACGGGAGTTCCTGTTGCTTGAATACCCGGTGGGGTGCTGGTTCTGCGAAGTGCCCGACCCGACGGGGCTACTGAATGTGGAACTGAAAGCGGGCAAAAGCGCCGAGGCCCGCAAGGGGCTCATCAAGGTAACGGGTACACTCGTCCTCAACCGCGCGGACCCCGAGGGGTACCTCTTCTCACTAAAGGACGCCCGGATCGGCGAAGCGGATTGA
- a CDS encoding Ig-like domain repeat protein encodes MSRSWLRQLLKKRFVGQGACAPIQPALTVEALEDRALMAVAVWTGGGIPAPTGGNLSALWSNSLNWQLGNIPQDGDDVIFPAGLAAANKPPAAIVNGAFIFPNGAHNPPPTPPAVGIDGGKLANSIIDDNPFHSFATRKNWIIGNLQINDDNYHIDALTAGTTLTILGRVTANIPQTVGSLAGLSLLGPTFTPGNGVSNLTVQLNGLNQEFRSDGVGVLYINANIIDPAGGMGGLLKRGTGTIALAGNNTFTGGVRVAEGILIASSDNALGDTVRGTVVDFGATMGIANGATVSDSLDLVGDGVGGLGALRGMNDPYRTFRGSTTTQLPHGTWSGGIALIGNVSIGVDVFTLGTPGTGLIVDTTGISGSGNLTKVGAGDLELEVGNTYGGNTLIRGGSVTIYDNNALSPGFSTTVFNGTTLRLDSGLAVNETLFLNGPGIFVDLAQRRLGALLLDFVGASTWLGTITLQSASNIGATQGSELLLSGALGGAADMSKTDQGNVRIARNNSATGVPTGFTPFTGNTNVNNGTLEIANALALGSSGTVTVNSTSGTDGAVGTLQIEGNYTLARPLVLNGVGFETSGAVHIIGGSAITFSGAATLGSAASLNVDGGSSLTVSGSIRDVATPPGGTIPSLEKTGTGTLTLSGNNTYLGSTSLRQGLTIIQSNQSLGGTNGAGTRVFAGATLQVANAITMTEALTLSGTGVSGTGALVVGPGNSQITGLITLLGVDATRADINVAAGGSLTFSGVVSGDADFHKIGAGELRLSGTANNTFVKPTFVDDGRLTLAKTPGLNALNGQVFVGDGTGANNSAELRLEASNQIPESVSATTIRVRVQQDGLLNLNGFNETLGAVTLAGGELTTGAGLLTLASDVLVAGAGDTAKITGNVSLGGVTRTFSVKSLAATEFFSSSAVSQFGSAVTFTVNIITGSGPAAGGSVEFFDGATSLGFGTPSFNVGVTTFTLTTSNLSAGSHTITAEYSGDAVYAGTTVALPSTQEVVGAPSRQLLTSNANQTSPGNAAFTFTITRSQASNPLPTGSVTFFATANGVTTPIGGAFLNANGVATLNSGLGAGVYVITAQYSGDAYYAPSSVTLLGGQIVVDAPSLLLTSSANSSAVGQGVTFNFTATNQFGSPVPTGTVTFFDGATIIGVAKTLVNGQATSDLISTLAAGTRVITAVYSGDPFYEAQTVVLLGGQIVVNAPVLLLSSNANPTPVGQAITFTFQVNSATATGQVNFFDAGIPLNTVPVNVVNGVATFTTNALPAGLRAITAVYSGDGGNAGGTATLGPVQVVATPLQIQLSSSASPSSTGQIVTFDFVATRQAGDPVPGGMVTFFDGATQLAAVNLTTPAGGLTSFASFSLSNLTFGTHFITARYAAGAGSAYADTTVQLRPQQAVTNPLTVQLRSSANTSLVNQSVTFTFTATRQVAANPAPTGTVTFFDNGVAMPGAIAIPLTGGVASFTTSALTQGSHTITAAYTGDTFYEGQTATVAPTQMVVATLPTPNKTVTAAQDGFLEVSGVISGSPGDGIIKDGGGELRLSGANTYSGTTTVARGTLQLTGSNTLPDGTVVALAPGTTLDLNGQSDAVASLSGSGTLVLGAGALIIGGDNSSSVFSGTITGTAGGGVGKVGTGTLTLDGPASLGYAGTTIIVGGTVFVNTDLRNAPVEVRPGATLGGTGTVGSVTVTSGGTLSPGLSPALLSINGDLTFYSSTFVVEANGTTLGSGYDSVAVSGIATLNNSATLVFSPTFSPNVGATFTILTATGGVTGTFSGLADLATFTIGTRTYQIDYTANSVLVRVLALASTATIQSNTNPSLPGQAVTYTVTIAPAAAGDAVPAGTVEFFVNGVSIGTQALAATGTLNQAAASFLTTFANAGSYTVTATFTPTPSTYEARTQTDLRLIQSVTVVSTTTLQALNGPSVFGDTVGFVARVARQTGLAVPTGTITFINSTTGEVLGVVALDATGAASLSTSTIRAGTSIISAVYSGDTFYRSGSGTASQIVDRQARLVVGTDAGPVATVQVFDPRTGALLRVLTPFDGYTLGVKVATGDVNNDGISDIIVSAGAGAPGGHVKVYSGSDYSELASFFTFIGYTGGVNVAAGDVNGDGFADIVVGTAIANDHVKAFSGRNPADTLLSFFAYSTSGGNPVGVTVGAGDVNGDGLADVITGSATFAGHVKAFSGQNNGQLLGSYFAYGAGYLGGIYVAAGDLNGDGRAEIITGATNAPHVKALDALTGAELQSFIAYPGATFGVRVGAIDRDGDGLADILTGAGGSAPHVKVFDGQTLDLLDSFLAVPVNMPPSPGIFVGGSTK; translated from the coding sequence ATGTCGCGATCGTGGCTTCGCCAATTGCTCAAGAAGCGGTTTGTCGGTCAGGGTGCGTGCGCCCCGATTCAGCCGGCGCTCACGGTCGAGGCGCTGGAGGACCGCGCCCTGATGGCCGTCGCGGTGTGGACCGGTGGTGGGATCCCTGCCCCGACGGGTGGGAATTTATCCGCCTTGTGGAGCAATTCCCTCAACTGGCAGCTCGGTAATATTCCCCAGGACGGGGACGATGTCATCTTCCCGGCCGGGCTCGCGGCCGCCAACAAGCCCCCTGCGGCGATCGTCAACGGCGCGTTCATCTTCCCGAACGGGGCTCACAACCCGCCCCCCACTCCTCCGGCCGTAGGGATCGACGGCGGGAAGCTCGCGAACTCCATCATCGATGATAACCCGTTTCACAGCTTTGCGACCCGCAAGAACTGGATCATCGGCAATCTGCAGATCAACGACGACAATTATCACATCGACGCACTCACCGCGGGCACGACGCTGACGATCCTGGGGCGCGTGACTGCCAACATCCCGCAGACCGTAGGTTCGCTCGCCGGGCTCTCGCTGCTCGGGCCGACGTTCACGCCGGGGAACGGCGTTTCGAACCTGACCGTCCAGTTGAACGGCCTCAACCAGGAGTTCCGGAGCGATGGCGTCGGTGTGTTGTACATCAACGCGAACATCATCGACCCGGCCGGGGGGATGGGCGGGTTGCTGAAGCGGGGGACCGGCACGATCGCGCTGGCCGGGAACAACACGTTCACCGGTGGGGTGCGTGTCGCTGAGGGCATCCTTATCGCCTCGAGCGACAACGCACTCGGCGACACGGTCCGCGGAACCGTCGTGGACTTCGGTGCGACGATGGGCATTGCGAACGGGGCCACCGTCTCCGACTCGCTCGACCTCGTCGGGGACGGGGTGGGCGGGTTGGGGGCCCTCCGCGGTATGAATGACCCGTACCGCACGTTCCGCGGTTCTACGACCACGCAACTGCCGCACGGTACCTGGTCCGGGGGGATCGCGCTCATTGGCAACGTGAGCATCGGCGTCGACGTCTTTACGCTGGGAACCCCTGGGACGGGGCTCATTGTCGATACCACCGGGATCAGTGGGAGCGGCAATCTGACGAAGGTGGGCGCCGGTGATTTGGAGTTGGAGGTCGGGAACACTTACGGGGGCAATACTCTGATTCGGGGGGGGAGCGTCACGATCTACGATAACAATGCGCTCTCGCCCGGTTTCTCGACCACGGTGTTCAACGGCACAACTCTGAGGCTCGACAGTGGGCTCGCCGTTAACGAAACACTTTTCCTGAACGGCCCCGGCATATTCGTGGACCTTGCCCAGCGGCGCCTCGGCGCTCTGCTTTTGGACTTCGTGGGCGCGTCCACGTGGCTCGGCACCATTACCCTGCAGAGCGCTTCAAACATCGGGGCGACTCAGGGCAGCGAGTTGCTGCTTTCTGGGGCGCTCGGTGGTGCGGCCGATATGTCGAAGACCGACCAGGGGAATGTTCGCATCGCTCGCAACAACAGTGCGACCGGGGTGCCCACCGGCTTCACGCCCTTCACCGGTAACACGAACGTCAATAACGGCACCTTGGAGATCGCTAACGCTCTGGCCCTTGGGTCCAGTGGTACCGTTACGGTTAACTCGACTTCGGGTACGGACGGGGCGGTTGGTACCCTTCAAATCGAGGGGAATTACACATTAGCACGGCCGCTGGTCCTGAACGGTGTCGGGTTCGAGACCAGTGGCGCGGTTCACATCATCGGCGGGTCGGCGATTACATTCAGTGGCGCCGCCACGCTCGGATCTGCGGCCTCTCTCAACGTCGACGGTGGGAGTTCGCTGACTGTCTCGGGCAGCATCCGCGACGTCGCGACGCCCCCCGGGGGCACCATTCCGAGCTTGGAAAAGACCGGGACCGGAACCCTGACCCTCTCTGGGAACAACACGTACCTCGGGTCCACGTCCCTGCGTCAGGGGCTGACCATTATCCAATCCAACCAGTCTCTGGGCGGGACCAACGGGGCCGGTACTCGGGTGTTCGCGGGGGCCACGCTGCAAGTGGCCAATGCGATCACCATGACCGAAGCCTTGACACTTTCGGGGACCGGGGTGTCCGGTACCGGCGCTCTCGTGGTCGGCCCGGGCAACAGTCAAATCACCGGCCTCATCACTCTCCTCGGCGTTGACGCGACCCGGGCCGATATTAACGTGGCCGCCGGCGGCTCGCTCACGTTTTCGGGCGTTGTGAGTGGTGACGCCGATTTCCACAAGATCGGCGCCGGTGAGTTGCGCCTCAGCGGGACCGCGAATAACACGTTCGTCAAGCCCACGTTCGTCGACGACGGGCGCCTCACGCTCGCGAAAACGCCCGGCCTGAACGCGCTGAACGGTCAAGTGTTCGTCGGCGACGGCACCGGTGCCAATAACTCGGCCGAGCTGCGCCTGGAAGCGTCCAACCAGATCCCCGAATCGGTCAGCGCGACCACGATTCGCGTGCGCGTCCAGCAGGACGGGCTACTCAACCTGAACGGGTTCAATGAGACGCTCGGCGCGGTGACCCTCGCCGGCGGCGAGTTGACGACTGGGGCCGGGTTGCTGACCCTCGCCAGCGACGTGCTCGTTGCTGGTGCGGGCGACACCGCGAAGATCACCGGTAACGTGTCCCTCGGCGGGGTCACGCGCACCTTCAGCGTGAAGTCGCTGGCGGCGACCGAGTTCTTCTCGAGTTCGGCCGTGTCTCAATTCGGTAGCGCAGTCACGTTCACCGTGAACATCATCACCGGGAGCGGGCCAGCCGCGGGCGGGTCGGTGGAGTTCTTCGACGGCGCGACCTCCCTCGGGTTCGGCACTCCCTCTTTCAACGTCGGGGTCACGACGTTCACGCTCACCACGAGCAACCTGTCGGCCGGGAGCCACACGATCACCGCCGAGTACTCCGGGGACGCGGTCTACGCGGGCACGACCGTGGCGCTGCCGTCGACCCAGGAGGTGGTCGGGGCCCCCTCGCGGCAACTCCTCACCTCGAACGCGAACCAGACCAGCCCCGGGAACGCGGCGTTCACGTTCACGATCACCCGGTCGCAGGCGAGCAACCCGCTCCCAACCGGGAGTGTCACATTCTTTGCCACGGCAAACGGGGTTACGACTCCGATCGGTGGCGCTTTCCTGAACGCCAACGGGGTCGCGACGCTGAACTCCGGGCTGGGTGCCGGGGTGTACGTCATCACTGCCCAGTACTCCGGTGATGCGTACTACGCCCCCTCGAGCGTCACCCTCCTTGGGGGCCAGATCGTCGTCGACGCCCCGTCACTTCTGCTCACGTCCAGTGCCAACTCGTCCGCCGTGGGTCAGGGTGTGACGTTCAACTTCACCGCCACGAACCAGTTCGGCAGCCCCGTGCCGACCGGGACAGTAACGTTCTTCGATGGTGCCACCATCATCGGTGTGGCGAAGACACTCGTGAACGGCCAGGCGACCTCGGACCTGATCTCGACCCTGGCCGCGGGCACCCGCGTGATCACTGCCGTGTACTCCGGGGATCCGTTCTACGAGGCCCAAACGGTGGTCCTCTTGGGCGGGCAGATCGTGGTCAACGCCCCCGTGCTGCTCCTCAGTTCCAACGCCAACCCGACCCCGGTCGGGCAGGCCATCACCTTCACTTTCCAGGTCAACTCCGCGACCGCGACCGGGCAGGTGAATTTCTTCGATGCCGGCATCCCGCTCAACACCGTCCCCGTTAACGTGGTCAACGGGGTGGCAACGTTTACCACTAACGCGCTGCCTGCCGGATTACGCGCCATCACCGCCGTGTACTCCGGGGACGGGGGCAACGCGGGCGGGACCGCGACCCTCGGGCCGGTCCAGGTGGTGGCCACCCCGCTCCAGATCCAGCTCAGCTCGAGCGCCAGCCCGTCGTCAACGGGGCAAATTGTAACGTTCGATTTCGTTGCCACCCGTCAGGCCGGTGATCCGGTGCCCGGTGGGATGGTGACGTTCTTCGACGGGGCGACGCAGCTCGCGGCGGTGAATCTCACCACCCCCGCGGGTGGGCTCACCAGTTTCGCCTCGTTCAGTCTCTCGAACCTGACGTTCGGCACGCACTTCATCACCGCCAGGTACGCCGCGGGCGCCGGATCTGCCTATGCGGACACGACGGTGCAGCTCCGGCCGCAGCAGGCGGTTACCAACCCCCTCACTGTGCAGCTCCGCTCGAGCGCCAACACGTCCCTGGTGAACCAGAGCGTGACGTTCACCTTCACCGCCACGCGCCAGGTCGCCGCTAACCCCGCGCCGACCGGGACGGTGACGTTCTTCGATAACGGGGTCGCTATGCCGGGCGCGATCGCAATACCTCTTACCGGTGGCGTGGCGTCGTTCACAACATCGGCTCTGACTCAAGGCTCCCACACGATCACCGCCGCGTACACCGGGGACACGTTCTACGAGGGCCAGACGGCGACGGTGGCTCCGACCCAGATGGTGGTGGCCACGCTCCCGACACCCAACAAGACGGTTACGGCCGCGCAGGACGGTTTCCTCGAGGTGAGCGGCGTGATCTCCGGGAGCCCCGGTGACGGGATCATCAAGGACGGGGGCGGGGAACTGCGCCTCAGCGGGGCGAACACGTACAGTGGTACGACCACGGTCGCCCGCGGAACCCTGCAGTTGACCGGGAGCAACACGCTCCCCGACGGCACCGTCGTTGCGCTCGCGCCGGGGACCACGCTGGACTTGAACGGTCAATCGGACGCGGTCGCCTCTCTATCGGGCTCGGGCACACTCGTGCTCGGCGCCGGGGCGCTGATAATCGGCGGCGATAACTCTTCGTCGGTTTTTTCGGGCACCATCACGGGTACCGCGGGCGGCGGGGTGGGGAAGGTCGGTACCGGCACGCTCACGCTGGACGGCCCCGCCAGTCTCGGCTACGCCGGCACGACGATCATCGTCGGCGGGACCGTGTTCGTGAACACGGACCTGAGGAACGCGCCGGTGGAGGTGCGCCCCGGCGCCACGCTCGGTGGAACCGGGACCGTTGGGAGCGTCACGGTGACCTCCGGCGGTACGCTCTCGCCGGGGCTCAGTCCCGCGCTCCTCAGTATCAACGGGGATCTGACCTTTTACTCCTCGACCTTCGTTGTGGAGGCGAACGGCACGACGCTCGGGTCCGGCTACGACAGCGTCGCGGTCAGCGGGATCGCGACGCTCAACAACAGCGCGACCCTGGTGTTCAGCCCGACCTTCAGTCCCAACGTGGGCGCCACGTTTACGATCCTTACGGCCACGGGCGGCGTTACCGGTACTTTCAGTGGGCTGGCGGACCTGGCGACCTTCACCATCGGCACCCGGACCTACCAGATCGACTACACCGCGAACAGTGTCCTCGTCCGCGTGCTCGCCCTCGCTTCGACCGCGACGATCCAGTCGAATACCAACCCGTCGCTCCCCGGTCAAGCCGTGACATACACCGTCACTATCGCACCCGCGGCGGCCGGTGACGCTGTACCGGCGGGCACGGTGGAGTTCTTCGTCAACGGCGTGTCGATCGGGACGCAAGCGCTCGCTGCAACGGGCACGCTCAATCAGGCGGCGGCCTCGTTCTTGACGACGTTCGCGAACGCCGGCTCGTATACCGTTACCGCGACGTTCACGCCGACCCCGTCCACCTACGAAGCACGCACCCAGACCGATCTGCGCTTGATACAGTCGGTCACCGTCGTCTCGACGACGACCCTGCAGGCACTGAACGGGCCGAGCGTTTTCGGGGACACGGTCGGCTTCGTCGCGCGGGTGGCGCGGCAGACCGGGCTCGCGGTCCCGACCGGCACGATTACCTTCATCAACTCCACGACCGGCGAGGTCTTGGGAGTTGTGGCCCTCGACGCGACCGGCGCCGCGAGCCTCAGCACCAGCACGATCCGTGCGGGCACGAGCATCATCTCGGCCGTCTACTCGGGCGACACGTTCTACCGGTCCGGGTCCGGTACCGCGTCCCAGATCGTTGACCGGCAGGCGCGCCTGGTGGTCGGCACGGACGCGGGTCCGGTCGCCACGGTCCAGGTCTTCGACCCGCGGACCGGCGCGCTGCTCCGGGTGCTCACGCCCTTCGACGGTTACACGTTGGGGGTGAAGGTGGCGACCGGGGACGTGAACAACGACGGGATCAGCGATATCATCGTGTCCGCGGGGGCGGGGGCGCCCGGCGGGCACGTGAAGGTGTACAGCGGGTCCGATTACTCGGAACTCGCGAGCTTCTTCACGTTCATCGGGTACACGGGCGGGGTGAACGTGGCGGCCGGGGACGTGAACGGCGACGGGTTCGCGGACATCGTCGTCGGCACGGCCATCGCCAACGACCACGTCAAGGCGTTCTCGGGGCGCAACCCCGCGGACACGCTCCTGAGCTTCTTCGCCTACTCGACGAGCGGCGGGAACCCGGTCGGGGTTACGGTGGGCGCGGGCGACGTAAACGGCGACGGCCTCGCCGACGTGATTACCGGGTCGGCCACGTTCGCCGGGCACGTCAAGGCGTTCTCGGGGCAGAACAACGGGCAACTCCTCGGGAGCTACTTCGCATACGGGGCCGGGTACCTCGGGGGCATCTACGTCGCGGCCGGGGACCTGAACGGCGACGGGCGCGCCGAGATCATCACCGGGGCGACGAACGCACCGCACGTGAAGGCCCTCGACGCGCTGACGGGTGCGGAGCTGCAGAGCTTCATCGCGTACCCGGGTGCAACGTTCGGGGTCCGCGTCGGGGCGATCGATCGCGACGGCGACGGGCTCGCGGACATCCTCACGGGCGCGGGCGGCAGCGCCCCGCACGTCAAGGTCTTCGACGGCCAGACGCTGGACCTCCTGGACAGCTTCCTGGCCGTGCCGGTGAACATGCCCCCCTCGCCCGGGATCTTCGTCGGCGGTAGTACCAAGTAA